One window of the Microplitis demolitor isolate Queensland-Clemson2020A chromosome 10, iyMicDemo2.1a, whole genome shotgun sequence genome contains the following:
- the LOC103571747 gene encoding uncharacterized protein LOC103571747: MNLIIGLCLAFLVAECRGDYVKFFEKCTKEKNTFDCLKRRALDVLDRAVKDDTVYVVNDYVSIAKDPAVIPDSDEEQRSAGDNNKTVSLDEKLERKLHDYLASRSIKLTIPGGVIEGRGKKKEKGGYGGALLMGGMAMAGVMAQLAYAKIAFIAGTALLTAKIALVLSAIIGLKKLVSSSGGGHEVIYATASDPHGGYGGWSRSLGSS, from the exons atgaatttgataATCGGGCTCTGTTTGGCGTTTTTGGTGGCCGAGTGCCGAGGAGATTACgttaaattctttgaaaaatgtaCCAAGGAAAAAAACACTTTCGACTGTTTGAAACGCCGGGCACTGGACGTTTTGGATCGCGCTGTCAAGGATGATACGGTTTATGTTGTTAACGATTATGTGTCTATTGCAAAAGATCCCGCAGTTATTCCTGATTCCGACGAAGAGCAAAGATCCGCGGGTGACAACAACAAGACAGTAAGTTTGGACGAAAAACTCGAAAGAAAGTTACATGATTATCTGGCTTCGAGGAGTATCAAGCTCACTATTCCTGGGGGAGTTATTGaag gACGTGGTAAGAAGAAAGAGAAAGGTGGATACGGTGGTGCTTTACTCATGGGAGGAATGGCAATGGCAg GTGTAATGGCACAGTTGGCATATGCAAAAATAGCTTTTATCGCAGGTACAGCACTTTTGACAGCAAAAATAGCGTTGGTACTCAGCGCAATAATTggacttaaaaaattagtatcaaGTAGCGGTGGAGGTCACGAGGTCATTTACGCCACTGCTTCCGACCCTCATGGTGGATATGGCGGATGGTCAAGATCCCTCGGGTCATCGTAG
- the LOC103571870 gene encoding uncharacterized protein LOC103571870: protein MPVSCVLSNMMLQGIRVCALVIIGFTAVSYGEPAYRRHRTLGYQINNNNKNINTDDDNNSSFDPVTVNCTGTRADSPECRLFKVKPKNDTISDVSNEKNSPVENIDKEKPWSITDLFYDDGDDSAVEEGRGKKKKKGKGGYILMAAAAMKATMLWVMVHATAVLAGKAFVLAKIALVLAGVIALKKSLEHHDKTSYEIVKHPQHSYSQSHSSSIDYDHHGGFEGHRRRR, encoded by the exons ATGCCAGTCAGTTGTGTGTTATCAAATATGATGCTACAAGGCATTAGAGTTTGTGCTTTAGTTATTATCGGATTTACTGCTGTTAGTTATGGGGAACCGGCTTATCGGCGGCATCGTACGCTTggttatcaaataaataataataataaaaatattaatactgatgatgataataatagtagtttTGATCCAGTGACAGTTAATTGCACAGGAACTCGTGCTGATTCACCAGAGTGTCGGTTATTTAAGGTCAAACCGAAAAATGATACGATTTCCGATGTTAGTAATGAGAAGAATAGCCCAGTGGAAAATATCGATAAAGAGAAACCCTGGAGTAtaactgatttattttatgatgatggtgatgacAGTGCTGTAGAAGAAG gtcgaggtaaaaaaaagaagaagggCAAAGGAGGATACATTTTGATGGCGGCAGCAGCAATGAAAGCAACCATGTTATGGGTAATGGTCCACGCGACTGCAGTTCTCGCTGGTAAAGCCTTCGTTTTAGCTAAGATTGCTCTAGTTCTAGCGGGAGTGATCGCGCTCAAAAAATCActag AACACCATGACAAAACTTCCTATGAGATAGTAAAACACCCTCAGCACAGCTACTCTCAGTCCCACAGTTCGAGCATCGATTACGATCATCACGGAGGTTTTGAGGGTCACCGAAGAAGGAGATGA